In Erigeron canadensis isolate Cc75 chromosome 8, C_canadensis_v1, whole genome shotgun sequence, the DNA window ACCGTTATAATATGAAAGTGACAACTTAATATAAGGCCAATCAATATCTAAGCCATATTAGAGTGACAAACTAAATATAAGGGCAATCAAATATCTAAGCTGCATTTAGTTCGTAAATGTCTGTGAGTGGGAGACTTGTGTTATAccggtggcaaaatgggtgggttgggtagcGGATGCAAAAAATCAAGTGAAATGGGTTGGTATATATCAGGGGCGGAGCCAGGACTTTGAGTTGGCGGGGACCGAGTGATGATATAAACTCCTAATATTTTTAACGAAGTTGGTTTGTAGTTGAAGAATGTGGCattattttgtcttttcaatTTACACATCTACATGCCCGGGTGCATATATCGTTATAGTTGTGAGAATAGTTGTTAGTTGTGACTTATATGTTAAatcattttgtaaattttttaatcTACACTAGTATCGTAATATcgtaaaagttttataaataaaattccatgacaaaaacatataatgttttaatgaaaaacttttagtaaaaaaaaataaaaagaaaagaaacagcTAAATGCATGTTTTAGAAGTATTActtgatttatttctttttgttattaaaaactATCTAACTTGTTATTAATAACTCTAATAAgaacaataatttttatttgaGAAAGTATTTATTTCttaacataatatattttcttaattattatatttataaagcTAAACGAATataattcttggttttttttttctccgaAAACAAATACTAGTGATATCTAAACATAGTttaatatacgagtaatatgtaCAGTTTCAGATGCTTTTGGCTGCTTAAAGTTGAGGCTAAAGTGgtgtaatataaaatataaggttTAAACTGTATTTTTATCAATACTTAAGGGTCTTACTAATAAGGAATAAAAAGATGTCTTTTTCCTCACTGAGTTACTTTCTTCCATTAACAAATACATCTccatttcaaaaagaaaaagaaaacaaacgcATATCAGACTTAAAAGAGAGAATTTCATTTGCACCCATATGAGTCATTAGGGGGACCAAGCACCCCCCTCTCCCTCCGCCACTGGTGTATATATTATGAGTTGGATTGATCTATAGATACCATTTTTGTCCCTTTTTTAGTATTTAACAAATAACCAATGTAATAGTTGACTCTACTTGTCAGTTCAAACCAGTTGCGTGTGCGTGTGTGTgtcagagagagagagagagagagagaaccttCAGTACTGAACTCCATCAGGAAGTTAAAAGAATATGAAACGACCCAAGAACCAAACCAGTTAATTACCGTCACCAAGCTACCAGCTGAACCCTTAATATTTATTGGAAAAATCtgaaataaataaacaagatGCTTCGCTGAGATACTATATAAAGAGCTACAGCTACTATCATCTGCATTAGGTTTACTCATGTGAATCTTTATTACAAATATTAAGCTCGGTGAAAACCATACCTCGGACATAATGACCCATGGAATCCCTCCCATGCCCAACGAAAAAGATCCAGAAAATACCTGGTTCAATGGTATTATGTTAAATAATTCAGTTGGTACTTGGTACTAATAAAGACAATAGAACATGATCACAAAGTTGATGCACAACAGTATAAAATCTCGAGATACATAATGTTAATGAGAAGATAAACACCGATGAATTAAGAAAAGTTGATTGAGAAGATTGTAGTGACTATTGTTTTGTCTAAAGAGTTGATAACTGATTTAAGAAGCAACAAAAGGCTTCTTAAGCACATGctatttagaaataaaattgACCGATGTTAGAATGCATCACCAATATTCCAACCAGTGCCAGAATGGGGCTTATCCCTATATTCTGTTGAAGGTCCTGCAGCCACAAATtagaacttttttatttattttgatttacaCCAAGATATATAAAGTGTAAACAAAATTTCAAATGGACAAACAAACCTGTATCAAGAACGATATGCCCAAGAGGAGACAGCCTAAACAAGTACCAGCAGCAGAAAccttaacaaaaatatattatatctgTCAAATTATTAACAGATTTAACTGTAAATGGTAtgataaacaaagaaaatatatgATGCATCCAGTTTAGTTTCTACTATTGAAGAACTAGTTTTCTTGTTTTACAAAATTGACTACACCTAAACATAAATTAATCTATGCAGATACATAATAGTGATTTGTGAAAGAAGTATATAACTTGTACCATTAGCAGTGGCCGTCTTCCTGAAACATCCATCAAGAGGACACCCAATAAGGTAGATGGAACCTGCAGACACAATCCAATAATCATAAAAAACTGCaaaaactaaacatgacaaaTAATTGGGAGTATGAGCAACCTGAATGATAACCATTGCTATTGATCCGGTGCTACTTGAATAACCTGTAAGAAACAACTGTGTCAGCATCTTTTCTTGACCCAATATTAAACTGGGCATTTTCAATCAATTTAGTTATCACCTGGTTGATTAAGGTTATGGTTTAATCAACAACTTTTTAAATGGGTAATCAATGTAAAAAACAAAAGGGTCAAATGGCTCAAACAGATCAAACAAGTTGAAGGTAGCCCAAAGTgtattttaatgaataaaatctCCTAAATCATTTGTTTCTTTGGAAAGACAATATCCAATTGAGGTCTTTACCAGCAGATATAAAGATAGAACTCGCATAAAACGCAATAGCATTCACACCTCCGAATTGCTGCAATACCATAAGTCCAACTCCAACCTAAAACAGAACTATCACTGAATGAATTGAAGATTGAAACCATGAAAATTTGACAGATAGGGGCATGATATAACACTAGCTATGGAAGACTCACAATGAGTGACTTGGCATATTCGGGTTGGAATAAATCAAATACTCTAGCTTCCGACAGATGAAGTGTTTCTGTATAATCCTGTATCATAAGATGAGTGCCCCATTTTCATCATAATTCTTCAAGTATAAACTAAACTTCTATTCCATTATCTTTCCCAAATTAGAATAACTTATCATTAAAAAGAATTCAAATGATTTAATGAAGACGTTACTCTGATTTCTGCTGCTTCTACAGAGATATCTACGTTCTCTCCCCTAAGTCGATGTAGAGCAGATTCACAGTCTTTCCACATGCCAAGTTTTGcctaaaaaaagataattatattCTTTGTGTTAGATTTCATTGCCTTCAATTTCTTTCAGTATGCCATGTATGAAAGAGACAAAAAGCTTATAAGCATTTAAAAATTGTGTTTCAATTTATTATACTTTGAAATCATATCAACAATAAAACTCAAGCATATACATAGAAAGTATTGTTATAATCCATAGTACTCTCATACAAGTGAATAACTCACCAGCCATCTAGGAGATTCAGGAATGAAGAACAAGCCTATAGCCTGTAGTAGACATGGAATGGTTCCTGCAAAAATGTACAGAATATGGTCAAAATCTGTTTCAGCTCAACCAATCTTGGCACCATTCCAAATAAATACTAGTTTTGACTCATACTCAACCCACCGGTTTTCCACCTCtacaaaatatcaatttgattagaataaaaaaaaatttaaatgtagAAATCATTGagcttcataattttttttaccaattaGAGCTAGTGTGCGCCAAGGAATAACAATGCCAATAAGCCACATTACAGAAACTCCAATGCATATCATCAACTGTAAATGGTACTCAATACAGTCAGGCATTCTGAGATTTATTTGAACTACAAAAGTTAAAGATTTACCACATGGAGATTATCTCAAACACCCAGAAAAGCTGTAAAGTTTGCTACTA includes these proteins:
- the LOC122579833 gene encoding sugar transporter ERD6-like 5 isoform X4, whose amino-acid sequence is MTMGLSEMFCLFGWLAVIYSKVSWLLDAGRLSLGYGIGVLSYVVPVYIAEITPQNLRGAFTTVNQLMICIGVSVMWLIGIVIPWRTLALIGTIPCLLQAIGLFFIPESPRWLAKLGMWKDCESALHRLRGENVDISVEAAEIRDYTETLHLSEARVFDLFQPEYAKSLIVGVGLMVLQQFGGVNAIAFYASSIFISAGYSSSTGSIAMVIIQVPSTLLGVLLMDVSGRRPLLMVSAAGTCLGCLLLGISFLIQDLQQNIGISPILALVGILVFSGSFSLGMGGIPWVIMSEIFPINIKGSAGSLVTVINWFGSWVVSYSFNFLMEFSTEGCTRQKISYLLVCYISATIYRLSISIPGTFFMFAAICCLTVIFVAKLVPETKGRTLEDIQASMNPVTLN
- the LOC122579833 gene encoding sugar transporter ERD6-like 5 isoform X3, translating into MEDGSPSTAKSLLLTPMDSSDPPSSSSTTTVVVVFSTLVAVCGSFVFGSAVGFSSPAETGIMDDLGLSLEEYSVFGSILTIGAMIGAVLSGKIADKLGRRMTMGLSEMFCLFGWLAVIYSKVSWLLDAGRLSLGYGIGVLSYVVPVYIAEITPQNLRGAFTTVNQLMICIGVSVMWLIGIVIPWRTLALIGTIPCLLQAIGLFFIPESPRWLAKLGMWKDCESALHRLRGENVDISVEAAEIRDYTETLHLSEARVFDLFQPEYAKSLIVGVGLMVLQQFGGVNAIAFYASSIFISAGYSSSTGSIAMVIIQVPSTLLGVLLMDVSGRRPLLMVSAAGTCLGCLLLGISFLIQDLQQNIGISPILALVGILVFSGSFSLGMGGIPWVIMSEIFPINIKGSAGSLVTVINWFGSWVVSYSFNFLMEFSTEGTFFMFAAICCLTVIFVAKLVPETKGRTLEDIQASMNPVTLN
- the LOC122579833 gene encoding sugar transporter ERD6-like 5 isoform X1 — encoded protein: MEDGSPSTAKSLLLTPMDSSDPPSSSSTTTVVVVFSTLVAVCGSFVFGSAVGFSSPAETGIMDDLGLSLEEYSVFGSILTIGAMIGAVLSGKIADKLGRRMTMGLSEMFCLFGWLAVIYSKVSWLLDAGRLSLGYGIGVLSYVVPVYIAEITPQNLRGAFTTVNQLMICIGVSVMWLIGIVIPWRTLALIGTIPCLLQAIGLFFIPESPRWLAKLGMWKDCESALHRLRGENVDISVEAAEIRDYTETLHLSEARVFDLFQPEYAKSLIVGVGLMVLQQFGGVNAIAFYASSIFISAGYSSSTGSIAMVIIQVPSTLLGVLLMDVSGRRPLLMVSAAGTCLGCLLLGISFLIQDLQQNIGISPILALVGILVFSGSFSLGMGGIPWVIMSEIFPINIKGSAGSLVTVINWFGSWVVSYSFNFLMEFSTEGCTRQKISYLLVCYISATIYRLSISIPGTFFMFAAICCLTVIFVAKLVPETKGRTLEDIQASMNPVTLN
- the LOC122579833 gene encoding sugar transporter ERD6-like 5 isoform X2 — encoded protein: MEDGSPSTAKSLLLTPMDSSDPPSSSSTTTVVVVFSTLVAVCGSFVFGSAVGFSSPAETGIMDDLGLSLEEYSVFGSILTIGAMIGAVLSGKIADKLGRRMTMGLSEMFCLFGWLAVIYSKVSWLLDAGRLSLGYGIGVLSYVLMICIGVSVMWLIGIVIPWRTLALIGTIPCLLQAIGLFFIPESPRWLAKLGMWKDCESALHRLRGENVDISVEAAEIRDYTETLHLSEARVFDLFQPEYAKSLIVGVGLMVLQQFGGVNAIAFYASSIFISAGYSSSTGSIAMVIIQVPSTLLGVLLMDVSGRRPLLMVSAAGTCLGCLLLGISFLIQDLQQNIGISPILALVGILVFSGSFSLGMGGIPWVIMSEIFPINIKGSAGSLVTVINWFGSWVVSYSFNFLMEFSTEGCTRQKISYLLVCYISATIYRLSISIPGTFFMFAAICCLTVIFVAKLVPETKGRTLEDIQASMNPVTLN